CTGGGCGATGCGCAAGGTGGGTGTGCGCGCGCGTGCGCTGCAGTTGCGGACGTGGCTACTGTGCGTGGGCACGGCGGCCTGTGCCCTGCCCGTGCTGTTTGTTTTCGTCGCTGGTTTCCAGCGGTTGGGGGCCACCGGCGACGTGCAGTTTGCACTCCCGTCGGCGATGCAGTGGTCGCTGGCGGCGCCCTGGCTTCTGCTTATCGTGGTGGTCCTGGGCACGTTTGCGATAGTCAAAATCGCCGGAATGGCGCTCCTCGACCGCCTGCTCCTTGGCACCTGCCTTGTATGTGGTGTCGTGCTGCTTGCGGTTTTCGCCGCGTTCGACCTGTTCGTCCTGCCCTGGTAAGCGCCTTACGGTGTCCAGTCGGCAGGCAGCGCATCGCACACACGCTCCCAGGACCAGTAGCCGTAGTGGGAGAGGGGCGGAGCGGACCCGTCTGCGAAGGGGACGCCATACCGATCCAGGAGCGCGATTCCTGTCGGCAGCTCCAGCCATGAGATGCGCTCCCGCGTGTTCGGCTGCTGCACGTTCACGGAGCGAAGGAAGGAGCCGTAGGCGGGGAGTGGTCGCTCGCGGCGGTAGCGCACCATCAGGGCTCCCGTAAACATGAGGCTGCGCGTGAGGTCATCGGGGTCGCCGTAGAGGACGGATGCGCCGCCGTCGCGGGCGTCGCCGAAGTTCTCGGAAACCGCGTCTCCACCTGAGGTCGTGCCGGGTTGCTGAACCAGCTCGGCGTAGAACCCCGACTCTGGAAGTGAACCCTCGACGAGTGAGCGAAGGAAGTGTTGGCGTGAGCCGCGATAGACTCGCTCGCGCCGTTCCTGACGACTGTCGATCACCTTCTGATTTGCCGCGGGAAGATCCTCGAATTGCAGGCGCCCGGTAAAGTTGTAGAAGCGCTGGGTGCCCTGCAGCGTCATCCCGTGCACCGTGATGCGATAGCCCAAGTACGGATTGAGAATCTGGACCGGCTCGCGGGCGCGCACGTCCAGGCGACCGCCGTTGTTCTGAATATCCAAGGCTTGCGGGTTTTCAAACTCGCAGCGTGATCCAGCGGGGGTGGTGCTGAAGAGCAGGTCCTCCACACGACCTCTCAGTCGGCGCAAGGCGCGAGGTTTGACGGCCTCGACGACGAACTCACCGAGAATGACCGGATCCTCCTCGAGCTGGATGTCCTGCGCCTCAGACAAGTCAAGTCGGGGCGTGATCGAGATGGTCTTGAGGCGAAAGCCCACCATCGAGACGACTACGACAAGCGGGCGGCGCTCCGGCAGGGTCAGCGAAAATGATCCGTCGTCTCCTACGACATCGCCCTGCTGCGTGCCGTCGATAAAGACGTGGGCACCCGGCAGAGGACTGCCGTCAGTGGCATCGCGCACGGTACCAAACAGGCTCTGACCGTTAGCGGGCAGGGCGGCAAGCAGGGCAAGCAGGAGAAGGGGAAATCGCATGCGCGCTCCTACGCCGATCCGAGTATTTGATCCCTCGCCTGACCGGCGGTAGCATGCGATACACCTTCCCCGTCATCGGTCCATGCGCGTCATCGTCCTGTTTTTGCTGCTACTCATCCCCGCCAGCGCGCTCGGTCAGCCCTTCGAGGGGGAAACGCTCTATCGGGTCACCACCGTGCGAGCCACGCCCGGGACCTGGCAGGACTTCATGGCGCATTGGAAGGAGGTGATCGCGTCGTGGCCGGATGAGGTCGGTGAACGCGCGTTCTGGATGCGGCACAGCCAGGGGGACCAGTGGGACTTCCTCTTCTTCTTCCCGCTGGACGACGCCGGCGCGTGGCTTTCGTCCGCCGAACACCCCATGTGGAGCCTCGGAACCGACGATCGCGTGGCGGAGACGAGTGATCTGTTCGCCTATGGCGCTCCCGTGGGGGTCTTGCGGCCACAGGCCGAGAGCGCCGGGTTCTTCCATGTCGAGATGTTCACCGCCATCCCCGGCAGCCGCGAACGGCTTCTGGAGCAGCGGCGCATGGAGAATGCGTTTCTGGCCGGCATCGGTCGGCCGCAAAACTTCATCTTCCGCCGGCATTCGGGCGTGGCGGTCGATGCCTTCACGCTCGGCTTCTACCGCGACATCAAGCACTTCGCCGAGAGCGCGGATGTTGACCCGGAC
This sequence is a window from Rhodothermales bacterium. Protein-coding genes within it:
- a CDS encoding carboxypeptidase-like regulatory domain-containing protein — translated: MRFPLLLLALLAALPANGQSLFGTVRDATDGSPLPGAHVFIDGTQQGDVVGDDGSFSLTLPERRPLVVVVSMVGFRLKTISITPRLDLSEAQDIQLEEDPVILGEFVVEAVKPRALRRLRGRVEDLLFSTTPAGSRCEFENPQALDIQNNGGRLDVRAREPVQILNPYLGYRITVHGMTLQGTQRFYNFTGRLQFEDLPAANQKVIDSRQERRERVYRGSRQHFLRSLVEGSLPESGFYAELVQQPGTTSGGDAVSENFGDARDGGASVLYGDPDDLTRSLMFTGALMVRYRRERPLPAYGSFLRSVNVQQPNTRERISWLELPTGIALLDRYGVPFADGSAPPLSHYGYWSWERVCDALPADWTP